The following coding sequences lie in one Polluticoccus soli genomic window:
- a CDS encoding alpha-1,4-glucan--maltose-1-phosphate maltosyltransferase, translated as MLAATGKKRVVIIDVSPQIENGKYPAKAVIDEPVVISANIFGDGHDEIGVSVMIKAKGDRVWKEFPMRLINNDHWEFSFVPPKLGFYQFQVLAWIDHFATWKKGLLKKIAAGQDVMLELEIGANIISEAEKKAKGKEKTLLVNWEEAIKASNSHDAVELVARHSVEEIMRHFRSKETTTVFPQILDIEVERKKAGFSAWYELFPRSTAKEPGKHGTFKDVEQLLPRIAKMGFDTLYFPPIHPIGEEKRKGRNNALTAKPDDPGSPWAIGSKLGGHKTIHPELGTVKELKALIKAAKKFDIEIAMDIAFQCAPDHPYVTLHPQWFKWRPDGTVQYAENPPKKYEDILPFNFETDDWENLWQELKSVFDFWIENGINVFRVDNPHTKSLSFWEWVIPAIRKESPDIIFLAEAFTRPRVMERLAKAGFNQSYTYFTWRESKKELEEYMTELTKTDKRYYFRPNFWPNTPDILPPHLTHGGENAHILRLLLAATLSSNYGLYGPVYEYGMTTPMPGKEEYIDNEKYEVKHWNWEEYTRIREIITRINGIRKENPALHSTWNIELAETTSEQIICYGKRDMSTGNTLLIAVNLDPHNTHSAMVKVPLEKLNIPTDRAYNVSDLLSGDSYQWQGEWNYVELNPYEMPAHVFKVDYN; from the coding sequence ATGCTCGCTGCCACTGGCAAAAAGAGAGTTGTCATTATAGACGTGTCACCACAAATTGAAAACGGCAAGTATCCTGCAAAAGCTGTTATCGATGAACCTGTGGTTATCTCCGCCAATATTTTCGGCGATGGGCACGACGAGATCGGGGTAAGTGTAATGATAAAAGCTAAAGGCGACCGTGTGTGGAAAGAATTCCCGATGCGACTCATTAACAACGACCATTGGGAATTTTCATTTGTTCCTCCAAAGCTCGGTTTTTACCAGTTCCAGGTTTTAGCATGGATCGATCATTTTGCTACCTGGAAAAAAGGCTTGCTAAAGAAAATAGCTGCCGGACAAGATGTTATGTTAGAATTGGAGATTGGAGCGAACATTATTTCTGAAGCGGAAAAAAAAGCTAAAGGCAAGGAAAAAACATTACTAGTCAACTGGGAGGAAGCTATAAAAGCGTCTAACAGCCATGATGCTGTTGAACTGGTTGCCCGCCATAGCGTGGAGGAGATAATGCGCCACTTCCGCAGCAAGGAGACAACAACAGTTTTTCCTCAAATACTTGATATAGAAGTAGAAAGAAAAAAAGCGGGTTTCAGCGCCTGGTATGAATTATTCCCACGATCGACAGCAAAAGAACCAGGCAAGCATGGTACGTTCAAAGATGTTGAACAGCTATTGCCTCGTATTGCGAAGATGGGATTCGATACTCTGTATTTTCCACCCATTCATCCAATAGGCGAGGAAAAGCGTAAGGGTCGCAATAATGCACTAACAGCCAAACCCGATGATCCAGGTTCACCTTGGGCCATTGGCTCAAAACTGGGCGGACATAAAACCATCCACCCCGAGTTGGGCACGGTCAAGGAATTGAAAGCACTCATAAAGGCCGCAAAGAAATTCGACATCGAGATCGCAATGGATATTGCTTTCCAGTGTGCGCCCGATCATCCTTATGTCACCCTACACCCTCAGTGGTTCAAATGGCGGCCAGACGGCACGGTACAATACGCCGAAAATCCGCCTAAAAAATATGAGGACATACTGCCGTTCAATTTCGAAACAGACGACTGGGAAAATCTCTGGCAAGAGTTGAAAAGCGTTTTCGATTTCTGGATCGAAAATGGCATCAATGTATTTAGAGTGGATAACCCACATACAAAATCGTTAAGTTTTTGGGAATGGGTAATACCGGCTATCAGGAAAGAAAGCCCTGATATAATATTTCTTGCTGAAGCTTTTACAAGACCGCGCGTAATGGAACGCCTAGCGAAAGCAGGGTTCAACCAGTCGTATACTTACTTCACCTGGAGAGAAAGTAAGAAAGAGCTAGAGGAGTACATGACCGAACTGACGAAAACTGATAAGCGCTATTATTTCCGTCCGAATTTTTGGCCCAATACGCCGGATATACTTCCGCCGCACCTGACACACGGTGGAGAAAACGCGCATATACTCCGGCTGCTCCTGGCCGCTACGCTATCATCCAACTACGGTCTGTACGGGCCAGTGTATGAATATGGAATGACAACTCCCATGCCCGGCAAGGAAGAGTATATAGATAATGAGAAGTATGAAGTAAAACACTGGAACTGGGAAGAATATACGCGCATCCGCGAGATCATTACGCGCATCAATGGCATACGAAAAGAAAACCCGGCTCTACATAGCACCTGGAATATCGAACTGGCGGAAACGACAAGCGAACAGATCATTTGCTATGGAAAACGGGATATGTCAACCGGCAACACCCTACTTATAGCTGTAAATCTTGATCCTCATAACACCCACAGTGCTATGGTAAAGGTGCCGCTGGAAAAATTGAACATACCTACGGATCGGGCATATAATGTATCAGACCTGTTAAGTGGGGATAGTTACCAATGGCAGGGTGAATGGAACTACGTAGAACTAAACCCTTACGAAATGCCCGCGCACGTTTTTAAAGTAGACTATAATTAA
- a CDS encoding DUF4402 domain-containing protein produces MKKTLFFSAALLIGAIQSSIAQTQNANANAHAKATVVVPIAISNINDLNFGNIAVSASAGGTVVLDPTNNTRTSSNGVSLPANQGTVQAAMFEVTGAPLFTYTISVPSQLLVYNGSNNMTVNNFISTPIAGSLDNSGKQTLKIGATLTVNPNQADGNYQSSGQGFTVTVQYN; encoded by the coding sequence ATGAAAAAGACCCTGTTTTTCTCCGCCGCTCTTTTGATTGGTGCAATTCAATCATCCATCGCACAAACACAAAATGCTAATGCTAATGCGCACGCAAAAGCAACAGTTGTAGTGCCTATCGCCATTTCAAATATCAACGATCTGAATTTCGGGAACATTGCTGTATCTGCCAGCGCCGGGGGAACCGTGGTGCTGGATCCCACAAACAATACACGTACGTCATCCAATGGTGTTTCGTTGCCAGCTAACCAGGGAACAGTACAAGCAGCTATGTTCGAGGTAACGGGTGCTCCACTTTTTACTTATACCATATCCGTACCGAGCCAGCTCCTGGTTTACAACGGCTCGAATAATATGACCGTGAACAATTTCATAAGTACTCCTATAGCCGGCTCGCTGGATAACTCGGGCAAACAAACTTTAAAAATAGGTGCAACGCTGACCGTGAATCCTAACCAGGCTGATGGTAACTATCAGTCGAGCGGCCAGGGGTTTACGGTAACAGTTCAATATAATTAG
- a CDS encoding dimethylarginine dimethylaminohydrolase family protein: MIESKVYTESVPFSITEVGDRHDPTRVLLCSPDHFDIIDEKNVHMAGNIGQTNKELVQEQWSSLKNTYDGLKERKVLDEVSVIPGAMGCEDMVFCANQTLPYRKADGREVVIMSKMRHESRQREVPHFEKFFSGKGFQPLHFKNADLFEGMGDVIPHPQKKLLYGGYGHRTGLEAYQELAAMLDTPIVALELVSPKFYHLDTCFVPLSATSVMLCRSAFSDTGFKIIEQLFEKVHLVPEEEAVKYFSLNAHAFIANGHKIAILQKGSTVTLQILKEEGYEVTELDTSEFMKSGGSVFCMKMMY; encoded by the coding sequence ATGATCGAATCAAAAGTATATACAGAATCAGTACCCTTTTCGATAACAGAAGTAGGCGATCGCCACGACCCGACCAGGGTGCTACTCTGCTCACCTGACCACTTTGATATAATAGACGAGAAGAACGTGCACATGGCAGGTAATATTGGTCAAACAAATAAAGAGCTGGTACAAGAGCAGTGGAGCAGCTTAAAAAATACCTACGATGGCCTTAAAGAACGAAAAGTACTGGATGAAGTATCTGTAATACCGGGTGCCATGGGTTGCGAAGACATGGTTTTCTGCGCGAACCAGACGCTTCCTTACCGCAAAGCAGATGGACGGGAAGTAGTGATAATGAGCAAAATGCGTCACGAGTCCCGCCAGCGCGAAGTACCACATTTCGAAAAATTCTTTTCAGGCAAAGGTTTTCAACCGCTACATTTTAAAAACGCTGACTTGTTTGAAGGAATGGGCGATGTGATTCCCCACCCCCAAAAGAAACTACTTTATGGCGGCTACGGCCATCGCACGGGTCTCGAGGCCTATCAAGAACTGGCGGCCATGCTGGACACCCCGATAGTGGCGTTGGAACTGGTTAGTCCTAAATTCTATCATCTGGATACTTGCTTTGTGCCGCTGTCCGCAACGAGTGTAATGCTATGCCGGTCAGCATTTTCAGACACAGGCTTTAAGATCATTGAACAATTATTTGAAAAAGTACACCTGGTACCGGAGGAAGAGGCAGTAAAATATTTCTCGCTGAATGCGCACGCATTCATTGCGAACGGTCATAAGATCGCTATACTGCAGAAAGGAAGCACTGTTACCTTACAAATACTGAAAGAGGAAGGCTATGAAGTTACCGAGCTGGATACAAGCGAATTCATGAAGTCGGGCGGAAGCGTTTTCTGCATGAAAATGATGTACTAG
- a CDS encoding agmatine deiminase family protein translates to MRRFALVSALSILSLGAMAQQRWHIMPSQKEIDFRKMNPKPAATTAAKTTAVWELPAGARYPGEFEESQAVLLAWVYDYVPPYAVDVSSYYANAWGDMAAAIQDECSVWIRIEQGADSNTIKTFMANRGTPLTNYRFYVAAGDDFWIRDFGPLSFYHGSNDDLGFLDMNYYPGRANDDVYPDFLANQLGITNVRTSLYAEGGNYITDGLGTSFHSDRIHKINTVDNPWTLQQVKDTVKRVWASNAVVTTPELKCDGGTGHNDMFMKLMDEQTFAIMEYPNTVTATDYTTIQNVINQLIALKTPYNTAYRIFKLPMPTQDNGTTLKTCSSIDGDARTFVNGTTVNKTYIMPSYSDGSSGNQQGDQDAINIFKKNAPGYKVVPIDARGLTVLGGAIHCVNMQIPADNPIHFWHPPVIDLQPKQDNYHIVSKITNRSGIATAKCLWRMKGAASWNTINLTDSSGYWIGDISGTFNHPDVVEYYLTATSNNGKTMTKPITAPSGGYYTFYLKWAASVYELDKDRNFVLNPLPNPTTGVFDIPVSFETEMHLEAQITDVFGKKINAADFGTRERGMNKLKIDITELPTGMYFIQVIANGQVADTKRIVKQ, encoded by the coding sequence ATGAGGCGATTTGCACTCGTATCAGCTCTTAGTATACTTTCTCTTGGCGCTATGGCGCAACAACGCTGGCACATCATGCCGAGCCAGAAAGAGATCGACTTTCGCAAAATGAACCCTAAACCTGCTGCTACCACAGCCGCTAAAACAACCGCTGTATGGGAACTACCAGCGGGAGCACGATATCCGGGCGAGTTTGAGGAGTCGCAGGCAGTACTCCTGGCGTGGGTATATGACTACGTGCCACCTTATGCTGTTGATGTATCATCTTACTATGCAAACGCATGGGGCGATATGGCTGCTGCAATACAGGATGAATGCTCGGTATGGATACGCATAGAGCAGGGCGCAGATAGTAATACCATTAAGACATTCATGGCGAATAGGGGTACACCGCTCACCAACTACCGTTTCTACGTTGCAGCAGGCGACGATTTCTGGATACGCGATTTCGGACCGCTTTCATTTTATCACGGTTCCAATGACGACCTGGGTTTCCTGGATATGAACTACTACCCGGGCCGTGCTAATGATGATGTTTACCCGGATTTCCTGGCAAACCAGCTGGGTATTACGAATGTACGTACCAGCCTATATGCCGAAGGTGGTAACTATATCACCGATGGTTTAGGAACATCTTTCCATAGCGATCGCATTCACAAGATAAATACCGTTGATAACCCCTGGACCCTTCAACAGGTAAAGGATACCGTTAAACGCGTATGGGCTTCAAACGCAGTGGTTACCACACCTGAACTAAAATGTGACGGCGGTACGGGCCACAACGATATGTTCATGAAACTGATGGACGAACAGACTTTTGCCATCATGGAGTACCCTAACACAGTTACAGCCACCGATTACACAACCATCCAGAATGTGATCAACCAGCTAATAGCGTTAAAAACTCCATACAATACTGCATATCGCATTTTTAAACTGCCAATGCCTACCCAGGATAACGGAACTACTTTGAAAACCTGTTCCTCTATTGATGGGGATGCACGCACTTTTGTAAATGGCACTACGGTGAATAAAACCTATATAATGCCTTCATACTCTGATGGTTCCAGCGGGAACCAACAAGGCGACCAGGATGCCATCAATATTTTTAAAAAGAATGCTCCGGGTTACAAAGTTGTTCCTATTGACGCTCGCGGACTTACAGTGTTGGGTGGTGCCATCCACTGCGTAAATATGCAGATACCCGCCGACAATCCTATCCACTTCTGGCATCCGCCTGTTATTGACCTGCAACCTAAACAGGACAATTACCACATTGTTTCCAAGATCACTAACAGGAGCGGTATTGCAACGGCGAAATGCCTTTGGAGAATGAAAGGCGCTGCTTCGTGGAATACGATCAACCTTACCGACAGCTCAGGCTACTGGATAGGGGACATTTCAGGTACATTCAATCATCCGGATGTTGTAGAGTATTACCTGACTGCGACGAGCAATAATGGTAAAACTATGACCAAACCCATCACTGCACCTTCCGGTGGTTATTACACTTTCTACCTGAAGTGGGCTGCTTCGGTATATGAGCTGGACAAAGACAGGAACTTTGTGTTAAATCCTCTACCTAACCCAACAACTGGTGTTTTTGACATTCCTGTATCGTTTGAAACTGAAATGCACCTCGAAGCGCAGATTACCGATGTGTTTGGTAAAAAAATAAACGCGGCAGATTTTGGTACACGTGAGCGTGGCATGAACAAGCTAAAAATTGACATTACAGAATTGCCAACGGGTATGTA